One stretch of Desulfovibrio sp. JC022 DNA includes these proteins:
- a CDS encoding CdaR family protein, producing MLMKIQHWKIAAIALMMSVLTWYLVTGRDLVETWVEFPLEIINPPQGMIIRDGMISKVSVRLRGPKGLIRNLDTKKIAYSLDTGHLVVGNNPINIVPENLGLGSALEVVELNPSNINLVMDMFVKKRVRVIPTWDGDLHRDYTLKKKYSEPDEVTLRGPASVLKKIAQVRTQPIMLDTDSPGNWHGELPLQLPETVESNPGLVSVSLDFAVRSGKMWVKVPLYILSPDDIDFAASQNYVRLLVEGPKPFFRKKGFRDEITASIDLSATIQDGDNVVPYEVTLPKGCSVKKRKPEAITVTISRQEP from the coding sequence ATGCTTATGAAAATACAGCACTGGAAAATAGCCGCCATAGCACTCATGATGTCAGTTTTGACCTGGTATCTGGTTACCGGGCGAGACCTGGTTGAGACATGGGTAGAATTTCCGCTGGAGATTATTAATCCTCCGCAGGGAATGATCATTCGTGACGGCATGATTAGCAAGGTCTCAGTGCGTTTGCGTGGCCCTAAAGGGTTGATCCGTAATCTGGACACCAAGAAAATAGCTTATTCGCTTGATACCGGACATCTTGTTGTGGGTAACAACCCGATCAATATAGTACCGGAAAATCTGGGACTCGGCAGCGCGCTTGAGGTTGTGGAGCTTAATCCTTCCAATATCAATTTGGTGATGGATATGTTTGTGAAAAAGCGGGTCCGGGTTATTCCTACGTGGGATGGGGACTTGCATCGCGATTATACTTTGAAGAAAAAGTATAGCGAACCTGACGAAGTAACCTTGCGCGGTCCTGCTTCTGTTTTGAAAAAAATTGCTCAGGTCAGAACCCAGCCCATCATGCTTGATACTGATTCTCCCGGTAACTGGCACGGCGAACTTCCCCTGCAATTACCGGAGACTGTGGAATCTAATCCGGGGCTGGTAAGTGTTTCTCTTGATTTTGCGGTCCGTTCAGGAAAAATGTGGGTCAAGGTACCTCTTTACATTTTAAGCCCGGATGATATTGACTTTGCGGCCAGCCAGAATTACGTCAGGCTGCTTGTGGAAGGTCCAAAACCCTTCTTCAGGAAAAAAGGATTCAGAGATGAGATTACTGCTTCAATAGATTTGAGCGCGACAATTCAAGATGGTGATAATGTCGTACCTTATGAGGTTACCCTGCCCAAAGGGTGCTCTGTTAAAAAGAGAAAGCCTGAAGCAATAACCGTAACTATATCGAGGCAGGAGCCGTAA
- the cdaA gene encoding diadenylate cyclase CdaA: protein MFEFLGFQISWKELLDIGLVAIVYFYIILLVRGTRAAAVIWGLLLVLLVYYISDVFGLYTLNWLLTNFLSSIFLVIIVLFQRDIRKGLAQMGAGRLWRKKDFEIAVIDEICSAMDSMARQKIGALLVIQKNVPLGDILEKGVEVNGQVSKQLLINIFWPDTPLHDGAVVINSNKIVAASCILPLAQVSTRQSAIGTRHRAALGISEETDAIALVVSEERGTMSAAIGGKLTTSLDIIRLKRVLKNVLT, encoded by the coding sequence ATGTTTGAATTTCTGGGCTTTCAAATTTCCTGGAAAGAACTGCTGGACATCGGTCTGGTGGCGATTGTCTATTTTTACATCATTCTGCTGGTGCGTGGTACCCGTGCGGCTGCCGTTATCTGGGGGCTGCTGCTGGTCCTACTGGTCTATTATATCTCCGATGTTTTCGGTCTTTATACCCTTAACTGGCTGCTGACCAACTTCCTGAGTTCAATTTTTCTTGTAATTATTGTCCTTTTTCAGCGGGACATCCGTAAAGGTCTGGCCCAGATGGGCGCAGGCCGTTTATGGCGTAAGAAGGATTTCGAAATAGCTGTCATTGATGAAATCTGTTCAGCTATGGATTCCATGGCCCGTCAGAAGATCGGGGCATTGCTTGTTATCCAGAAAAACGTTCCCTTGGGGGATATCCTTGAAAAAGGGGTTGAAGTTAATGGTCAGGTCAGCAAGCAGCTATTGATCAATATTTTTTGGCCGGATACCCCGTTGCATGACGGGGCGGTGGTCATCAATTCAAATAAGATAGTTGCAGCTTCCTGTATTCTCCCTCTGGCACAGGTTTCAACACGTCAGAGTGCCATCGGAACCCGGCATAGAGCTGCTTTGGGCATCAGTGAGGAAACCGACGCTATTGCCCTTGTTGTTTCTGAGGAAAGAGGGACCATGTCTGCGGCTATTGGTGGAAAACTTACCACCAGTCTTGATATTATCCGCCTTAAACGTGTTTTGAAAAACGTTTTGACTTGA